A genomic window from Cucumis melo cultivar AY chromosome 8, USDA_Cmelo_AY_1.0, whole genome shotgun sequence includes:
- the LOC103502803 gene encoding uncharacterized protein LOC103502803 isoform X2, translating into MPLVTVTLTTALFTHSRTLSISNESTPRPTNLKQEVGLLKPKVALLYRRMVLVCLRYPHLPAAIPLHQSAIIGSPLIGISDRSPHWLLILSQIPPRGSNSGCILSPPFDPRLHRRSVDWPLAVIYITTWPHLVATHLFYCLPGMLWSVDGWNRSNDISNLPCRRTVAAEDFCFFDYGEEHLIHRKEAFFYLNPCERQ; encoded by the exons ATGCCGCTGGTTACAGTTACCCTTACCACTGCTTTATTCACGCACTCAAGAACTCTCAGCATCTCAAATGAGAGTACTCCCAGGCCCACAAATCTCAAACAAGAAGTTGGGCTTTTAAAGCCCAAAGTTGCCCTGCTATACAGAAGGATGGTACTCGTGTGCCTAAGATATCCTCACCTCCCCGCCGCCATTCCTCTTCATCAGTCAGCCATTATTGGCTCGCCACTCATTGGCATTTCGGATCGCTCACCCCACTGGTTGCTGATTTTGTCTCAGATCCCTCCTCGCGGCAGCAATTCCGGCTGCATCCTGTCGCCGCCGTTCGATCCTCGACTCCATCGTCG CTCTGTGGATTGGCCTCTTGCAGTCATCTATATTACCACATGGCCGCACTTGGTTG CTACCCATCTATTTTATTGTCTCCCTGGGATGCTATGGTCTGTTGATGGTTGGAATCGGTCTAATGACATTTCCAACTTGCCCTGCAGAAGGACTGTTGCTGCAGAAG ATTTTTGTTTCTTTGATTACGGTGAAGAACACTTGATCCATCGCAAAGAGGCCTTTTTTTATCTGAATCCTTGTGAAAGGCAGTGA
- the LOC103502803 gene encoding uncharacterized protein LOC103502803 isoform X6 → MPLVTVTLTTALFTHSRTLSISNESTPRPTNLKQEVGLLKPKVALLYRRMVLVCLRYPHLPAAIPLHQSAIIGSPLIGISDRSPHWLLILSQIPPRGSNSGCILSPPFDPRLHRRSVDWPLAVIYITTWPHLVEGLLLQKIFVSLITVKNT, encoded by the exons ATGCCGCTGGTTACAGTTACCCTTACCACTGCTTTATTCACGCACTCAAGAACTCTCAGCATCTCAAATGAGAGTACTCCCAGGCCCACAAATCTCAAACAAGAAGTTGGGCTTTTAAAGCCCAAAGTTGCCCTGCTATACAGAAGGATGGTACTCGTGTGCCTAAGATATCCTCACCTCCCCGCCGCCATTCCTCTTCATCAGTCAGCCATTATTGGCTCGCCACTCATTGGCATTTCGGATCGCTCACCCCACTGGTTGCTGATTTTGTCTCAGATCCCTCCTCGCGGCAGCAATTCCGGCTGCATCCTGTCGCCGCCGTTCGATCCTCGACTCCATCGTCG CTCTGTGGATTGGCCTCTTGCAGTCATCTATATTACCACATGGCCGCACTTGGTTG AAGGACTGTTGCTGCAGAAG ATTTTTGTTTCTTTGATTACGGTGAAGAACACTTGA
- the LOC103502803 gene encoding dolichol-phosphate mannose synthase subunit 3 isoform X9 produces MKHIVKILTLLVAISALWIGLLQSSILPHGRTWLLPIYFIVSLGCYGLLMVGIGLMTFPTCPAEGLLLQKIFVSLITVKNT; encoded by the exons ATGAAGCATATAGTTAAGATTTTGACATTATTAGTGGCCATATCAGCTCTGTGGATTGGCCTCTTGCAGTCATCTATATTACCACATGGCCGCACTTGGTTG CTACCCATCTATTTTATTGTCTCCCTGGGATGCTATGGTCTGTTGATGGTTGGAATCGGTCTAATGACATTTCCAACTTGCCCTGCAGAAGGACTGTTGCTGCAGAAG ATTTTTGTTTCTTTGATTACGGTGAAGAACACTTGA
- the LOC103502803 gene encoding dolichol-phosphate mannose synthase subunit 3 isoform X7, whose amino-acid sequence MKHIVKILTLLVAISALWIGLLQSSILPHGRTWLLPIYFIVSLGCYGLLMVGIGLMTFPTCPAEGLLLQKVLLPFYSHLHFRVIQQRTPSSLSLLFLWNVLQVSISKDVDEAKEYLKKKGVDINSN is encoded by the exons ATGAAGCATATAGTTAAGATTTTGACATTATTAGTGGCCATATCAGCTCTGTGGATTGGCCTCTTGCAGTCATCTATATTACCACATGGCCGCACTTGGTTG CTACCCATCTATTTTATTGTCTCCCTGGGATGCTATGGTCTGTTGATGGTTGGAATCGGTCTAATGACATTTCCAACTTGCCCTGCAGAAGGACTGTTGCTGCAGAAGGTACTGCTTCCCTTTTACTCTCATCTGCACTTTCGTGTCATACAACAAAGGACCccctcttctctctctctcctttttctcTGGAATGTTCTCCAAGTTTCCATATCCAAG GACGTTGATGAGGCCAAAGAGTATCTTAAGAAAAAAGGGGTTGACATAAATTCTAATTAA
- the LOC103502803 gene encoding uncharacterized protein LOC103502803 isoform X5, with protein MPLVTVTLTTALFTHSRTLSISNESTPRPTNLKQEVGLLKPKVALLYRRMVLVCLRYPHLPAAIPLHQSAIIGSPLIGISDRSPHWLLILSQIPPRGSNSGCILSPPFDPRLHRRSVDWPLAVIYITTWPHLVEGLLLQKDVDEAKEYLKKKGVDINSN; from the exons ATGCCGCTGGTTACAGTTACCCTTACCACTGCTTTATTCACGCACTCAAGAACTCTCAGCATCTCAAATGAGAGTACTCCCAGGCCCACAAATCTCAAACAAGAAGTTGGGCTTTTAAAGCCCAAAGTTGCCCTGCTATACAGAAGGATGGTACTCGTGTGCCTAAGATATCCTCACCTCCCCGCCGCCATTCCTCTTCATCAGTCAGCCATTATTGGCTCGCCACTCATTGGCATTTCGGATCGCTCACCCCACTGGTTGCTGATTTTGTCTCAGATCCCTCCTCGCGGCAGCAATTCCGGCTGCATCCTGTCGCCGCCGTTCGATCCTCGACTCCATCGTCG CTCTGTGGATTGGCCTCTTGCAGTCATCTATATTACCACATGGCCGCACTTGGTTG AAGGACTGTTGCTGCAGAAG GACGTTGATGAGGCCAAAGAGTATCTTAAGAAAAAAGGGGTTGACATAAATTCTAATTAA
- the LOC103502803 gene encoding uncharacterized protein LOC103502803 isoform X3, producing the protein MPLVTVTLTTALFTHSRTLSISNESTPRPTNLKQEVGLLKPKVALLYRRMVLVCLRYPHLPAAIPLHQSAIIGSPLIGISDRSPHWLLILSQIPPRGSNSGCILSPPFDPRLHRRSVDWPLAVIYITTWPHLVEGLLLQKVLLPFYSHLHFRVIQQRTPSSLSLLFLWNVLQVSISKDVDEAKEYLKKKGVDINSN; encoded by the exons ATGCCGCTGGTTACAGTTACCCTTACCACTGCTTTATTCACGCACTCAAGAACTCTCAGCATCTCAAATGAGAGTACTCCCAGGCCCACAAATCTCAAACAAGAAGTTGGGCTTTTAAAGCCCAAAGTTGCCCTGCTATACAGAAGGATGGTACTCGTGTGCCTAAGATATCCTCACCTCCCCGCCGCCATTCCTCTTCATCAGTCAGCCATTATTGGCTCGCCACTCATTGGCATTTCGGATCGCTCACCCCACTGGTTGCTGATTTTGTCTCAGATCCCTCCTCGCGGCAGCAATTCCGGCTGCATCCTGTCGCCGCCGTTCGATCCTCGACTCCATCGTCG CTCTGTGGATTGGCCTCTTGCAGTCATCTATATTACCACATGGCCGCACTTGGTTG AAGGACTGTTGCTGCAGAAGGTACTGCTTCCCTTTTACTCTCATCTGCACTTTCGTGTCATACAACAAAGGACCccctcttctctctctctcctttttctcTGGAATGTTCTCCAAGTTTCCATATCCAAG GACGTTGATGAGGCCAAAGAGTATCTTAAGAAAAAAGGGGTTGACATAAATTCTAATTAA
- the LOC103502803 gene encoding dolichol-phosphate mannose synthase subunit 3 isoform X8 — protein sequence MKHIVKILTLLVAISALWIGLLQSSILPHGRTWLLPIYFIVSLGCYGLLMVGIGLMTFPTCPAEGLLLQKDVDEAKEYLKKKGVDINSN from the exons ATGAAGCATATAGTTAAGATTTTGACATTATTAGTGGCCATATCAGCTCTGTGGATTGGCCTCTTGCAGTCATCTATATTACCACATGGCCGCACTTGGTTG CTACCCATCTATTTTATTGTCTCCCTGGGATGCTATGGTCTGTTGATGGTTGGAATCGGTCTAATGACATTTCCAACTTGCCCTGCAGAAGGACTGTTGCTGCAGAAG GACGTTGATGAGGCCAAAGAGTATCTTAAGAAAAAAGGGGTTGACATAAATTCTAATTAA
- the LOC103502803 gene encoding uncharacterized protein LOC103502803 isoform X4, which produces MPLVTVTLTTALFTHSRTLSISNESTPRPTNLKQEVGLLKPKVALLYRRMVLVCLRYPHLPAAIPLHQSAIIGSPLIGISDRSPHWLLILSQIPPRGSNSGCILSPPFDPRLHRRSVDWPLAVIYITTWPHLVATHLFYCLPGMLWSVDGWNRSNDISNLPCRRTVAAEGR; this is translated from the exons ATGCCGCTGGTTACAGTTACCCTTACCACTGCTTTATTCACGCACTCAAGAACTCTCAGCATCTCAAATGAGAGTACTCCCAGGCCCACAAATCTCAAACAAGAAGTTGGGCTTTTAAAGCCCAAAGTTGCCCTGCTATACAGAAGGATGGTACTCGTGTGCCTAAGATATCCTCACCTCCCCGCCGCCATTCCTCTTCATCAGTCAGCCATTATTGGCTCGCCACTCATTGGCATTTCGGATCGCTCACCCCACTGGTTGCTGATTTTGTCTCAGATCCCTCCTCGCGGCAGCAATTCCGGCTGCATCCTGTCGCCGCCGTTCGATCCTCGACTCCATCGTCG CTCTGTGGATTGGCCTCTTGCAGTCATCTATATTACCACATGGCCGCACTTGGTTG CTACCCATCTATTTTATTGTCTCCCTGGGATGCTATGGTCTGTTGATGGTTGGAATCGGTCTAATGACATTTCCAACTTGCCCTGCAGAAGGACTGTTGCTGCAGAAG GACGTTGA
- the LOC103502803 gene encoding uncharacterized protein LOC103502803 isoform X1, whose protein sequence is MPLVTVTLTTALFTHSRTLSISNESTPRPTNLKQEVGLLKPKVALLYRRMVLVCLRYPHLPAAIPLHQSAIIGSPLIGISDRSPHWLLILSQIPPRGSNSGCILSPPFDPRLHRRSVDWPLAVIYITTWPHLVATHLFYCLPGMLWSVDGWNRSNDISNLPCRRTVAAEGTASLLLSSALSCHTTKDPLFSLSPFSLECSPSFHIQGITKIEMLVLANQSEPSLG, encoded by the exons ATGCCGCTGGTTACAGTTACCCTTACCACTGCTTTATTCACGCACTCAAGAACTCTCAGCATCTCAAATGAGAGTACTCCCAGGCCCACAAATCTCAAACAAGAAGTTGGGCTTTTAAAGCCCAAAGTTGCCCTGCTATACAGAAGGATGGTACTCGTGTGCCTAAGATATCCTCACCTCCCCGCCGCCATTCCTCTTCATCAGTCAGCCATTATTGGCTCGCCACTCATTGGCATTTCGGATCGCTCACCCCACTGGTTGCTGATTTTGTCTCAGATCCCTCCTCGCGGCAGCAATTCCGGCTGCATCCTGTCGCCGCCGTTCGATCCTCGACTCCATCGTCG CTCTGTGGATTGGCCTCTTGCAGTCATCTATATTACCACATGGCCGCACTTGGTTG CTACCCATCTATTTTATTGTCTCCCTGGGATGCTATGGTCTGTTGATGGTTGGAATCGGTCTAATGACATTTCCAACTTGCCCTGCAGAAGGACTGTTGCTGCAGAAGGTACTGCTTCCCTTTTACTCTCATCTGCACTTTCGTGTCATACAACAAAGGACCccctcttctctctctctcctttttctcTGGAATGTTCTCCAAGTTTCCATATCCAAGGTATTACTAAGATTGAAATGCTCGTCCTTGCTAACCAAAGTGAGCCTAGTTTAGGATAA